The following proteins come from a genomic window of Streptomyces sp. NBC_01716:
- a CDS encoding MFS transporter, with the protein MSITTGPATARTPASVNEPTRRVPVLWLALLATPVAAANNAAVLILGDMSRSLGITKATASWLVTVFALTLAVATPLIATLVRRRGTRAALWTSAAFVVAGTALVAVSPWLPLTLVGRAGQAAGGAGMMAIAMNLAGTARRMGVISAGSGILGGVGPLLGERLTDAVSWRAALSILIITLLAVPAVSRHTTKAPPTTEGHFDARGAVLLAILSSGIVLLPSNPLPALAVAAVTAALLALHIRRRPHGYVPQAALRSRLFRGSVLIAVALSVLYFTLLFGIPQLITDRADWSTGSVAVGQMTAMIAGSVLTLAFAAVSARLGQSTVRALLLTVGALAAAAAVFAHSAIVLFLAIGLAVFTATGANATQSMAAASAVPERQRPTAIGLFQLAYLMGGALGPALATMLILS; encoded by the coding sequence ATGTCCATCACGACCGGACCGGCCACCGCGCGCACCCCCGCCTCCGTGAACGAACCCACCCGCCGCGTCCCCGTCCTCTGGCTGGCGTTGCTCGCCACTCCGGTCGCCGCCGCCAACAACGCCGCCGTCCTGATCCTCGGCGACATGAGCCGCTCCCTCGGCATCACCAAGGCCACCGCGTCGTGGCTGGTCACCGTATTCGCGCTGACGCTGGCCGTCGCGACCCCGCTGATCGCGACTTTGGTGCGCCGGCGTGGCACACGCGCGGCGCTGTGGACCAGCGCGGCCTTCGTCGTCGCCGGCACCGCGCTCGTGGCCGTCTCGCCGTGGCTGCCGCTCACCCTCGTCGGCCGGGCCGGACAGGCCGCGGGCGGCGCGGGCATGATGGCCATTGCCATGAATCTCGCCGGCACCGCCCGCCGCATGGGCGTCATAAGCGCCGGCTCCGGGATCCTCGGAGGCGTCGGCCCGCTGCTCGGCGAACGCCTCACCGACGCGGTCTCCTGGCGGGCGGCCCTGTCCATCCTGATCATCACCCTCCTGGCCGTCCCCGCCGTCAGCCGACACACCACCAAGGCGCCCCCCACGACCGAGGGCCACTTCGATGCCCGCGGCGCCGTGTTGCTCGCGATCCTGTCCAGCGGCATCGTCCTGCTGCCGTCGAACCCGCTGCCCGCCCTGGCCGTGGCGGCCGTCACCGCCGCCCTCCTGGCCCTGCACATACGGCGCCGCCCGCACGGCTACGTCCCCCAGGCCGCACTGCGGTCCCGGCTCTTCCGCGGCTCGGTGCTGATCGCCGTCGCCCTGTCCGTTCTCTACTTCACGTTGCTGTTCGGGATCCCCCAGCTGATCACCGACCGGGCCGACTGGTCGACCGGATCGGTCGCGGTCGGCCAGATGACCGCCATGATCGCCGGGTCCGTGCTCACCCTCGCCTTCGCCGCCGTCTCCGCGCGCCTGGGCCAGAGCACGGTACGAGCACTCCTGCTCACGGTCGGAGCGCTCGCCGCCGCGGCGGCCGTCTTCGCCCACAGCGCGATCGTCCTATTCCTCGCGATCGGCCTGGCCGTCTTCACCGCGACCGGCGCCAACGCCACCCAGTCCATGGCCGCCGCCTCCGCCGTCCCCGAACGCCAGCGTCCCACCGCCATCGGCCTGTTCCAACTCGCCTACCTCATGGGCGGAGCCCTCGGCCCGGCCCTGGCAACCATGCTCATCCTCAGCTGA
- a CDS encoding MFS transporter — translation MRQQDQKQGLVGETAGATAGEPPDQKRWLTLMVIALAQLMIVLDGTIVNIALPSMQGDLGISDGDRQWAVIAYVLPFGGLLLLGGRISGLVGHRRTFLISLIGFAAASALGGAANGTGVLFGARALQGVFAAAMAPAALSLLTLTFTDPKERGKAFGVYGAMGAAGSGVGLLAGGVLTEFLDWRWCLWVNVPIAAIALLGLPYVRRDEGTGSRTGSGTGFDIPGLDIPGVLLSVSGLTALVYGLSQAESRGWTDPLVLVLLFASVVLLVAFVAVEARVRQPLLPLRVLRHRERGAAFLVSALMLAALFGCFLFLSYYAQTVLGYSPVEAGLTIMILVVGSLIGSMLIAGRLLSRVSIRTLMIPGLLAMAAGLLILSFLAADSENVLALYLVPAQLLIGLGLGVVLTAATSLATAEVSYEDMGTASAAFNAGQQVGGAVGTALFNTVATTATAAYLRTHEAGSDAELAGTVDGFGVGLLVAMGIMLLAAVVATVLLRPRRTTEVAAAG, via the coding sequence ATGCGTCAGCAAGATCAGAAACAGGGGCTCGTGGGAGAGACGGCGGGAGCTACGGCGGGTGAGCCGCCGGATCAGAAGCGCTGGTTGACGCTCATGGTGATCGCCCTCGCCCAGCTCATGATCGTTCTGGACGGCACGATCGTGAACATCGCGCTGCCCTCGATGCAGGGCGACCTGGGCATCTCCGACGGTGACCGGCAGTGGGCGGTCATCGCCTACGTGCTGCCGTTCGGCGGCCTGCTCCTGCTCGGCGGCCGGATCAGCGGGCTCGTCGGCCACCGCCGTACGTTCCTGATCAGTCTGATCGGCTTCGCCGCCGCGTCCGCGCTCGGCGGCGCCGCGAACGGCACCGGCGTGCTGTTCGGCGCCCGCGCGCTGCAAGGCGTCTTCGCCGCGGCCATGGCCCCGGCGGCGCTGTCGCTGCTGACGCTGACGTTCACCGATCCGAAGGAGCGGGGGAAGGCGTTCGGGGTGTACGGCGCGATGGGCGCGGCCGGTTCGGGGGTCGGGCTGCTGGCCGGCGGGGTGCTCACGGAGTTTCTGGACTGGCGGTGGTGCCTGTGGGTCAACGTGCCCATCGCGGCGATCGCGCTGCTCGGCCTGCCGTACGTACGCCGTGACGAGGGAACCGGAAGCCGTACGGGGTCCGGCACCGGGTTCGACATCCCCGGACTCGACATCCCCGGGGTACTGCTCAGCGTGAGCGGCCTCACCGCACTCGTCTACGGCCTGAGCCAGGCCGAATCACGCGGCTGGACCGACCCGTTGGTACTCGTCCTGCTCTTCGCGAGCGTGGTGCTCCTCGTCGCGTTCGTCGCGGTCGAGGCGCGCGTACGCCAACCCCTGCTTCCCCTGCGGGTGTTGCGGCACCGGGAGCGCGGCGCCGCGTTCCTCGTCTCCGCGCTGATGCTCGCCGCGCTCTTCGGCTGCTTCCTGTTCCTGAGCTACTACGCCCAGACGGTCCTCGGCTACTCACCCGTCGAGGCCGGTCTCACCATCATGATCCTGGTCGTCGGATCCCTGATCGGCTCGATGCTGATCGCGGGCCGCCTGCTGTCCCGCGTGAGCATCCGGACCCTCATGATCCCCGGTCTGCTCGCCATGGCCGCCGGGCTGCTGATCCTCTCCTTCCTTGCGGCGGACAGCGAGAACGTGCTCGCCCTGTATCTGGTGCCGGCGCAGCTCCTGATCGGCCTGGGCCTCGGAGTCGTACTCACGGCGGCGACGAGTCTGGCGACGGCGGAGGTGAGCTACGAGGACATGGGGACGGCGTCCGCCGCGTTCAACGCCGGCCAGCAGGTGGGCGGCGCGGTCGGTACGGCGCTGTTCAACACGGTCGCGACGACCGCCACGGCGGCGTATCTGCGCACGCACGAGGCCGGTTCGGACGCCGAACTGGCGGGCACGGTCGACGGGTTCGGCGTCGGGCTGCTGGTGGCGATGGGCATCATGCTCCTCGCCGCCGTGGTGGCGACGGTGCTGCTGCGCCCGCGCCGCACGACGGAGGTGGCGGCGGCCGGCTGA
- a CDS encoding TetR/AcrR family transcriptional regulator C-terminal domain-containing protein yields the protein MEEAVALLDEEGIDGLTMRRLAERIGSGVTTLYWHVDTKDDVVDLALDAILGELPPARPGDTGGTEWRAAIVALLVDWRTTMLRHPWSAALLQRPTLGPNLLSRMEFLQATLVRPGFTGTHLHAATWTLYDYLMGATVARASFQMSAEDRETAQQRLRDRSDAYPTLSANEYMLEDDWDGTFVTGLGYVLDGIAAAEKR from the coding sequence GTGGAGGAGGCGGTGGCCCTGCTGGACGAGGAGGGCATCGACGGTCTGACCATGCGCCGGCTGGCCGAGCGGATCGGCTCGGGCGTCACCACGCTGTACTGGCACGTCGACACCAAGGACGACGTCGTGGACCTCGCGCTCGACGCGATCCTCGGCGAACTGCCGCCCGCGCGCCCGGGTGATACCGGTGGCACCGAGTGGCGCGCCGCCATCGTCGCGCTGCTGGTCGACTGGCGTACGACGATGCTCCGCCACCCGTGGTCGGCGGCACTGCTCCAGCGCCCGACCCTGGGCCCGAACCTGCTCTCCCGGATGGAGTTCCTCCAGGCCACCCTCGTACGGCCCGGCTTCACCGGCACGCACCTGCACGCCGCGACGTGGACGCTCTACGACTACCTGATGGGCGCGACGGTCGCGCGGGCCAGCTTCCAGATGTCCGCGGAGGACCGCGAGACGGCTCAGCAGCGGCTGCGGGACCGGAGCGACGCGTACCCGACGCTCAGCGCGAACGAGTACATGCTGGAGGACGACTGGGACGGCACGTTCGTGACGGGCCTGGGGTACGTGCTGGACGGGATCGCGGCGGCCGAGAAGCGCTGA
- a CDS encoding cupin domain-containing protein — protein sequence MSYPDPRYLKDKGEISAKYQPSAEEPDTGFIGATNISYVATEETTGGEYGLYKVDMGPKTIGAKEHFHRAISESFYVLSGEVQFYNGERWIMGGEGDFLYVPAGGLHAFQNDSDEPLSMMMIFSPGAPREEYFEKAAEYAERGREEAKAFQVRHDTYFTDMLDA from the coding sequence GTGTCGTACCCCGACCCTCGCTACCTCAAAGACAAGGGCGAGATCAGCGCGAAGTACCAACCCTCCGCCGAGGAGCCCGACACCGGCTTCATCGGCGCCACCAACATCAGCTACGTGGCCACCGAGGAGACGACCGGGGGCGAGTACGGCCTGTACAAGGTCGACATGGGACCGAAGACCATTGGCGCCAAAGAGCACTTCCACCGGGCGATCTCGGAGTCGTTCTACGTGCTCTCCGGCGAGGTCCAGTTCTACAACGGCGAACGCTGGATCATGGGCGGGGAGGGAGACTTCCTCTACGTGCCCGCCGGTGGCCTGCATGCCTTCCAGAACGACTCCGATGAGCCGCTGTCCATGATGATGATCTTCTCGCCGGGTGCGCCGCGCGAGGAGTACTTCGAGAAGGCCGCAGAGTACGCGGAACGCGGCCGCGAAGAAGCCAAGGCCTTCCAGGTGCGACACGACACCTACTTCACGGACATGCTTGACGCCTAA
- a CDS encoding LysR family transcriptional regulator, which yields MDELQRIDLNQLLTLHALLTEKHVTRAAVRLHKSQPAVSHTLGQLRTHFGDPLLVRHGSRMTLTARAQALAQPLEDALTSLNDLLSAPDFEPARTRRRFRISMSDYAAHILLPPLVRHVRHQAPGLDLAISQASREAMLAQLQDGELDLALGIFPHLPDDIEIQDLFQEEFVCLADKAVLPAKGGLPFEEWLERPHISLTLRPDANDEIEKALAARGLRRHLAVTLPHWSAAADLLPGTDLLLTIASRAVGPMRLYKTLRKFTPPLELPRPAYQQAWHIRRAGDPAHRWLRRAVMTCSQPSGPNAATTEDVPAAGVVVSGFSSAR from the coding sequence ATGGATGAACTGCAGCGGATCGACCTCAACCAGCTCCTGACGCTGCACGCCCTGCTGACCGAGAAACACGTCACCCGCGCGGCAGTGCGGCTGCACAAGAGCCAGCCGGCCGTCAGCCACACCCTGGGGCAGCTGCGGACACACTTCGGCGACCCCCTGCTCGTGCGGCACGGCAGCCGCATGACCCTCACGGCACGCGCCCAGGCGCTGGCACAGCCACTCGAAGACGCCCTGACCAGCTTGAACGACCTACTCAGCGCCCCCGACTTCGAACCGGCGCGCACCCGCAGGCGCTTCAGGATCTCGATGTCGGACTACGCGGCACACATCCTGCTGCCCCCGCTGGTGCGCCATGTCCGCCACCAGGCACCCGGCCTCGACCTTGCGATCAGCCAGGCCAGCCGGGAAGCGATGCTCGCACAACTCCAGGACGGCGAACTCGATCTCGCGCTGGGAATCTTTCCCCACCTGCCCGACGACATCGAGATCCAGGACCTCTTCCAGGAGGAATTCGTATGCCTGGCGGACAAGGCGGTCCTCCCCGCAAAAGGAGGGCTGCCGTTCGAGGAGTGGCTGGAGCGTCCGCACATCTCGCTAACCCTGCGACCCGATGCGAACGATGAGATCGAGAAAGCGCTGGCGGCACGCGGACTACGGCGGCACCTGGCCGTGACACTGCCCCACTGGAGCGCGGCAGCCGACCTGCTTCCAGGCACCGACCTCCTGCTGACCATTGCCAGCCGGGCGGTGGGGCCAATGCGCCTGTACAAGACACTGCGGAAGTTCACTCCGCCCCTGGAACTTCCCCGGCCCGCCTACCAGCAGGCATGGCACATCCGGCGGGCAGGCGATCCGGCGCACCGCTGGCTGCGCCGGGCCGTGATGACGTGCAGCCAACCCAGCGGCCCGAACGCCGCCACCACGGAAGATGTGCCGGCCGCCGGGGTGGTGGTGTCCGGGTTCTCCTCTGCGAGGTGA
- a CDS encoding lanthionine synthetase C family protein, whose product MTTAQPATRQSLAHGPLGTAMLHIERARRGTGDFRAVHRELAGIGPLIDGPDANLFLGAPAMTFVLHQAADGTDHYADALHTLDGIVAEHTRNRLTAAHARIDSGRRTAFAEYDLFCGLTGIGALLLRRQPHGPELKGVLEYLVRLTQPLTDTSGQALPGWWVGHAPASDKTATPGGHANAGMAHGITGSLALLALALRADISVDGHREAMLRICRWLDQIRQDDYRGTHWPRWVSHRGPAPAQPATLSWCYGTPGLARAQQLAGIVLEDGDRKRLAERALLHCLSDPNQLDTVADRGLCHGFGGLLRTVQRVAEDAETPKVFTNRLGLIAGRFLTAEVPEETGFLVGKSGASLAFQDAEPGAAPQGQWDTCLLLT is encoded by the coding sequence GTGACCACCGCTCAGCCAGCGACCCGCCAGTCCCTCGCGCACGGGCCGCTCGGCACCGCCATGCTTCACATCGAACGGGCCCGACGCGGGACCGGCGACTTCCGTGCCGTACACCGTGAACTTGCAGGGATTGGCCCGCTGATCGACGGCCCGGACGCCAACCTCTTCCTCGGCGCTCCTGCGATGACCTTCGTCCTGCACCAGGCCGCCGACGGCACCGACCACTATGCCGACGCACTGCACACCCTCGACGGCATCGTCGCCGAGCACACCAGGAATCGCCTGACCGCCGCACACGCCAGGATCGACTCCGGCCGACGCACCGCTTTCGCCGAGTACGACCTGTTCTGCGGACTGACCGGGATTGGCGCGTTGCTGCTGCGCCGTCAGCCTCACGGCCCCGAGCTCAAGGGCGTCCTGGAATACCTGGTGCGCCTGACCCAACCTCTCACCGACACTTCGGGCCAGGCGCTTCCCGGCTGGTGGGTCGGACACGCACCGGCCAGCGACAAGACGGCCACCCCCGGGGGCCACGCGAACGCGGGCATGGCACACGGCATCACCGGCTCCCTCGCGCTCCTCGCCCTCGCACTGCGCGCGGACATCAGCGTCGACGGGCACCGGGAGGCCATGCTCCGCATCTGCCGCTGGCTCGACCAGATACGACAGGACGACTACCGCGGAACCCACTGGCCGCGCTGGGTCAGCCACCGCGGTCCCGCGCCCGCACAACCAGCCACCCTCTCGTGGTGCTACGGCACCCCCGGCCTGGCCCGCGCCCAGCAACTCGCCGGCATCGTCCTCGAAGACGGTGACCGCAAACGCTTGGCAGAGCGCGCTCTGCTGCACTGCCTCAGCGACCCCAACCAACTCGACACGGTCGCCGACCGAGGCCTGTGCCACGGATTCGGTGGCCTCCTGCGGACCGTGCAGCGCGTCGCCGAAGACGCGGAGACACCGAAGGTATTCACCAACCGACTCGGCCTCATCGCTGGCCGGTTCCTCACCGCGGAAGTTCCGGAGGAAACAGGGTTCCTCGTCGGAAAGTCAGGCGCCTCCCTGGCCTTCCAGGACGCTGAGCCGGGCGCGGCACCTCAGGGGCAGTGGGACACCTGCCTCCTGCTGACATGA
- a CDS encoding thiopeptide-type bacteriocin biosynthesis protein, whose amino-acid sequence MHDASRIETIEDAVLAVLGGSPVEEAARAASTPIAHLSEAIERYRAAGRAALDAQPSGWYQVNIQFTDYLTAARAFRAYLVPALRTGPVGTWWFVRKHPNWRLRFHPAPNSTPGEAFRHVTEALDKSVSRGVTTDWKSAPYEPESTAFGGPIGMSLAHELFHTDSVGVLNYLHTPANSHPGGLDAKVTSLLAMTLLMRAAHLEYGEQGDVWGRIEEHRPLTDDVSPEQVSTMTETMRRLLLSDAQPLLDSQALAPLWPWIEGLERGGRSLDDVAADGKLSLGKRAILARHVIFHWNRMGFTLRQQSIWSRAAREATIGTD is encoded by the coding sequence GTGCACGACGCGAGCCGCATCGAGACCATCGAGGACGCCGTCCTGGCCGTCCTCGGCGGTTCACCTGTCGAAGAGGCCGCCCGCGCGGCTAGCACCCCAATCGCCCACCTATCCGAAGCGATCGAGAGATACCGGGCCGCCGGCCGAGCCGCACTAGACGCCCAGCCCTCCGGCTGGTATCAGGTCAACATCCAGTTCACGGACTACCTCACCGCAGCACGAGCCTTTCGCGCCTACCTCGTTCCCGCCCTGCGTACCGGGCCGGTCGGCACCTGGTGGTTCGTACGCAAACACCCCAACTGGCGCCTGCGCTTCCACCCCGCCCCGAACTCCACACCCGGCGAAGCCTTCCGCCATGTCACCGAAGCCCTCGACAAGTCCGTCTCCCGGGGCGTGACCACCGACTGGAAGTCCGCTCCCTACGAACCGGAGAGCACCGCCTTCGGCGGCCCGATCGGGATGTCGCTCGCACACGAGCTGTTCCACACCGACAGCGTCGGCGTGCTCAACTACCTTCACACCCCAGCGAACAGCCACCCGGGCGGGCTGGACGCCAAGGTAACCTCTCTCCTGGCCATGACGCTGCTGATGCGAGCCGCACACCTGGAATACGGCGAGCAAGGCGATGTATGGGGACGGATCGAGGAACACCGTCCGCTTACCGACGACGTTTCCCCCGAGCAAGTCAGCACCATGACCGAAACCATGAGGCGCCTCCTCCTGAGCGACGCCCAACCCCTTCTCGACTCGCAGGCCCTGGCGCCCCTCTGGCCCTGGATCGAGGGCCTGGAACGCGGCGGACGATCCCTGGACGACGTTGCAGCGGACGGAAAACTCAGCCTCGGCAAGCGCGCCATCCTCGCACGCCACGTCATCTTCCACTGGAACCGGATGGGCTTCACCCTCCGCCAGCAGTCCATCTGGTCCCGCGCCGCACGAGAAGCCACGATCGGGACCGACTGA
- a CDS encoding lantibiotic dehydratase, with amino-acid sequence MYQAVDAAMIRASVFPLTATLPSCPAPVSDRTADAESCLRWIGQVWSDEARAGAIELAAPVLAASIRKALIGEGRRSRMRRIALSLTRYLLRMQFRATPFGTFAGPAPVHLGPSSSVYFGTRHTAFARADASWLHDIITALEQDPDVLRHLRVVADRTCTVRSARITVAHQPGATGPTETTLRRTRASELALSLAQSPTTVSDLTVKLQGDYPDTPVQTIEDMVRTLVAHRVLLTNLHAPMTCDDALGHLVGQLDRTLRTGAPGSAVQAKAEKLRHVQQLLHQHDRALPDEQRALRAQATAAMNRLTQTADRSLAVNLRPDCSIVLPQEVADEASQALEVIARITPYPNGSPAWRDYLTRFLERYSMGTVVPVRELTDPDTGLGFPVGYRNTVFPRPVLATTPRDEHLLALTQEAALTGRREIVLTEDEINALSTGTPTQVPAHIDFTFTVLAQSQRALDEGHFTLSTVGLSLAAGITTGRFLPTLEPADLDQVTTVHTALPTLTESAIRAQVSGPPLKIPITNVSRSPLVAPELLSVGEHNPDATLDLDDLGVLADAARFYLVSLSTGRIIEPKVMNAVELSSSTHPLIRFVCELHRSHTAVLLPFFWGAASRLPFLPEVRVGRTVLSPALWRMRDLGDGDDWPERFSTWRSKYTVPRTVYLGATDQRLRLDLDVPVHQELLRAELRRHSAAVLHEAPEESAYGWINRAHEVAMTFASDQKPALAPAVRASARRDSGRLPGASPWMYVKLYGSAARVPEVLTALPRLLRQDWGTLPAWFIRYADPDAHLRLRLRLPGPGAFGSLAQAVARWASELRHEGLIQRVQWDTDHPETGRYGTGDALEAAEEYFVADSTAALRQLSLTMTPELRPAVTAASFVDIATGFLGSRKAACTWLTQHLPRGDGAPVPRNVQALALRLSEPEIHNALTGFPGGDAVAEAWHARKRTLNSYRRVLTDDADAVLLSLLHMHHNRVAGIDRTAEATCRRIARAAALSRTLIPEGDA; translated from the coding sequence ATGTACCAGGCAGTTGATGCGGCCATGATCAGGGCGTCGGTGTTTCCGCTGACAGCCACGCTGCCTTCCTGCCCCGCTCCCGTGTCCGACCGGACTGCCGACGCGGAGAGCTGCCTTCGGTGGATCGGGCAGGTCTGGAGCGACGAGGCCCGCGCCGGCGCCATCGAACTCGCCGCTCCGGTTCTGGCCGCCAGTATCCGCAAAGCCCTCATCGGCGAGGGGCGCCGCTCCCGCATGCGGCGGATCGCGCTCTCCCTGACCCGGTACCTCCTGCGCATGCAGTTCCGCGCGACCCCCTTCGGGACGTTCGCCGGGCCGGCCCCGGTGCACCTCGGCCCAAGCAGCAGCGTGTACTTCGGGACGCGGCACACGGCATTCGCCAGGGCCGACGCCTCGTGGCTGCACGACATCATCACTGCCCTGGAGCAGGACCCTGACGTTTTGCGCCATCTACGCGTTGTCGCTGACCGCACGTGCACCGTCCGCAGCGCACGGATCACGGTCGCCCATCAGCCTGGTGCCACTGGCCCCACCGAGACGACCCTCCGCCGCACCCGCGCTTCGGAGTTGGCCCTGTCCCTAGCGCAGTCGCCCACCACCGTCAGCGATCTCACGGTCAAGCTCCAGGGCGACTACCCCGATACCCCGGTCCAGACGATCGAGGACATGGTGCGCACCCTGGTGGCCCACCGCGTACTGCTCACCAACCTTCATGCTCCGATGACCTGCGACGACGCCCTTGGTCACCTGGTCGGTCAGCTCGACCGGACGCTCCGCACCGGAGCCCCGGGTTCAGCGGTGCAGGCGAAGGCGGAGAAGCTACGCCATGTTCAGCAGCTCCTGCACCAGCACGACCGCGCCCTCCCGGACGAGCAGCGAGCCCTCCGGGCACAGGCTACGGCCGCGATGAACCGCCTCACCCAGACCGCCGACCGCAGCCTCGCGGTGAACCTGCGCCCGGACTGCAGCATCGTCCTGCCTCAAGAGGTCGCCGACGAGGCGAGCCAAGCGCTGGAGGTGATCGCGCGCATCACGCCGTACCCGAACGGCTCCCCAGCCTGGCGCGACTACCTCACCCGATTCCTGGAGCGCTACAGCATGGGCACCGTCGTACCGGTGCGAGAACTCACCGATCCGGACACCGGCCTCGGCTTCCCCGTCGGCTACCGCAACACCGTGTTCCCCCGGCCCGTCCTGGCGACAACACCGCGCGACGAGCACCTCCTCGCGCTCACCCAGGAAGCCGCCCTGACCGGCCGGCGCGAGATCGTGCTCACCGAAGACGAAATCAACGCCCTCTCTACGGGCACGCCCACTCAGGTACCGGCGCACATCGACTTCACCTTCACCGTGCTCGCGCAGTCCCAGCGCGCCTTGGACGAAGGCCACTTCACCCTCTCCACCGTTGGACTGTCGCTGGCAGCCGGCATAACGACCGGACGCTTCCTGCCCACCCTCGAACCGGCAGACCTCGACCAGGTCACCACCGTCCACACCGCCCTGCCCACCCTCACCGAGAGCGCGATTCGCGCGCAGGTCTCCGGTCCGCCGCTGAAAATACCGATCACCAACGTCAGCCGCTCCCCGCTGGTCGCCCCCGAACTGCTGTCCGTCGGCGAACACAACCCCGACGCCACCCTGGACCTGGACGACCTCGGCGTCCTCGCGGACGCAGCCCGCTTCTACCTCGTGTCGCTGTCCACCGGCCGGATCATCGAGCCGAAGGTCATGAACGCCGTTGAGCTGTCGAGCAGCACCCACCCGCTGATCCGTTTCGTGTGCGAACTCCACCGCTCCCACACCGCCGTCCTGCTGCCCTTCTTCTGGGGCGCCGCAAGCCGGCTGCCGTTCCTCCCCGAGGTCCGTGTCGGCCGCACCGTGCTCTCCCCGGCCCTGTGGCGCATGCGCGACCTCGGCGACGGAGACGACTGGCCGGAGCGGTTCAGCACCTGGCGCAGCAAGTACACCGTCCCGCGCACCGTCTACCTCGGAGCCACTGATCAGCGTCTTCGCCTCGACCTCGATGTGCCGGTCCACCAGGAGCTGCTTCGCGCCGAGTTGCGGCGGCACAGCGCGGCCGTCCTCCACGAGGCCCCCGAGGAGAGCGCCTACGGCTGGATCAACCGCGCCCATGAGGTAGCCATGACGTTCGCCTCCGACCAGAAGCCCGCCCTGGCTCCGGCGGTCCGGGCCTCCGCCCGCAGGGACTCGGGCAGGCTGCCGGGGGCCTCGCCCTGGATGTACGTAAAGCTGTACGGCAGCGCCGCACGTGTTCCCGAGGTGCTGACCGCGTTGCCTCGCCTCCTGCGCCAGGACTGGGGCACTCTTCCCGCCTGGTTCATCCGGTACGCCGACCCCGACGCCCATCTCCGGCTGCGCCTGCGCCTCCCCGGGCCGGGCGCGTTCGGCTCCCTCGCACAAGCCGTTGCCCGGTGGGCGTCAGAACTGCGGCACGAGGGCCTGATCCAGCGGGTGCAGTGGGACACCGATCACCCGGAGACCGGCCGCTACGGTACCGGCGATGCGCTGGAGGCTGCCGAGGAGTACTTCGTGGCCGACTCCACGGCCGCACTCAGACAGTTGAGCCTGACCATGACGCCTGAGCTCCGCCCCGCCGTCACCGCCGCCTCCTTCGTCGACATCGCCACCGGGTTCCTCGGCTCCCGCAAGGCCGCCTGCACCTGGCTGACCCAGCACCTCCCACGCGGAGACGGCGCCCCCGTCCCCCGCAACGTGCAGGCGCTCGCGCTTCGCCTCTCGGAACCGGAGATCCACAACGCCCTGACCGGCTTTCCCGGTGGCGACGCCGTGGCCGAAGCCTGGCACGCGCGCAAGCGCACGCTCAACAGCTATCGCCGGGTACTGACCGACGACGCGGATGCCGTGTTGCTCTCCCTTCTGCACATGCACCACAACCGCGTGGCGGGCATTGACCGCACTGCCGAGGCGACCTGCCGCCGTATAGCCCGTGCCGCCGCCCTGTCCCGGACACTCATCCCTGAAGGAGACGCGTGA
- a CDS encoding FxLD family lanthipeptide codes for MAPQISTTPQTGTTFTGDAGSDFDLNIETVSALPVVGALLNDTGDGCTSTCASACSNSTCG; via the coding sequence ATGGCACCGCAGATCAGCACCACCCCGCAGACGGGAACGACGTTCACCGGCGACGCCGGGTCGGACTTCGACCTGAACATCGAGACGGTCTCGGCTCTGCCCGTGGTCGGAGCCCTACTCAACGACACGGGCGACGGCTGCACGTCCACCTGCGCCTCCGCCTGCTCGAACAGCACCTGCGGCTGA